The following proteins come from a genomic window of Alosa alosa isolate M-15738 ecotype Scorff River chromosome 2, AALO_Geno_1.1, whole genome shotgun sequence:
- the LOC125290935 gene encoding solute carrier family 46 member 3 — translation MRRLYFVEPIVAIYAFAIFLVFPLVQQYVYRRLWQELTNSSYPVSDNSRCTPTNGSNHSNQHAEVQRAASLFSLYSDLFSSIPSLTVTLVLVSYSDQCGRKITIVLPLVGSLVYILAFLAVSFFELNLYLLIVASFVSSLFGGVGTMLGGCFAYIADMCEDGKQKMMRMAGVDMVIGLLSGVASISTGYFLRAAGFNWPFFTAALFQLANLLYTIFILAESRVVESPAEGVSCGMAMQKLVKGVQQIFVGGSHNRNCLLGLLITIFSVYTFADMGGLSMITLYELNEPLCWSGILIGYGSALSTTVFLTSFAGVSLLSRCLPDVVIVLIGMLSLCSGLVFVAFAKTTLMMFLARIPMMLAVMPFPVMRSMMSKVISKSNQGVLFACVAFLESLSTNIGIAVFSSIYATTVAWYPGFNFLLAASLCIIPMMMLGLVNLFREDDSEETEPLLSGAQNISSDDLPVA, via the exons ATGAGGAGGCTGTACTTTGTGGAACCTATTGTTGCCATTTACGCATTCGCCAtttttttggtgtttccacTGGTGCAGCAATATGTGTATCGCCGGTTGTGGCAAGAGCTGACAAATAGCTCCTATCCTGTGTCGGACAACTCGCGGTGCACTCCCACCAACGGTAGCAATCACTCGAACCAGCATGCA GAGGTTCAGCGAGCAgcatctctgttctctctctactctgaTCTGTTCTCCAGTATCCCCAGTCTCACCGTGACTCTGGTCCTGGTATCCTACAGTGACCAGTGCGGGCGCAAAATCACCATCGTGCTGCCTCTGGTGGGCTCCCTGGTGTACATCCTGGCCTTCCTTGCTGTGTCGTTCTTTGAGCTCAACTTGTACTTGCTTATCGTGGCCTCCTTCGTCAGCTCGCTGTTCGGCGGCGTCGGCACCATGCTGGGCGGCTGCTTCGCCTACATCGCCGACATGTGTGAGGACGGCAAGCAGAAGATGATGCGCATGGCCGGAGTGGACATGGTGATCGGGCTGCTCTCTGGCGTGGCCTCCATCTCCACGGGCTACTTCCTACGGGCAGCGGGCTTCAACTGGCCGTTCTTCACCGCTGCCCTATTCCAGCTGGCCAACCTGCTCTACACCATTTTCATCCTAGCAGAGAGCCGGGTAGTGGAGAGCCCAGCAGAAGGAGTGAGCTGTGGCATGGCCATGCAAAAACTTGTGAAGGGGGTCCAACAGATATTTGTGGGAGGCAGTCACAACAGGAACTGCCTACTGGGACTGCTAATCACTATTTTCTCCGTGTACACCTTCGCCGACATGGGTGGTTTGTCTATGATTACTCTATACGAACTCAACGAACCACTCTGCTGGAGTGGGATCCTCATTGGCTATGGGTCGGCCCTGTCCACCACAGTCTTCCTCACCAGCTTCGCTGGAGTGTCTCTGCTGTCCCGCTGTCTGCCCGATGTGGTTATTGTCCTCATTGGCATGCTGTCACTCTGTTCAGGCCTGGTGTTTGTTGCCTTTGCTAAAACCACTCTAATGATGTTCTTGG CCAGAATACCCATGATGCTAGCAGTTATGCCCTTCCCTGTCATGCGCTCAATGATGTCAAAGGTCATCTCCAAATCTAACCAAG GAGTACTGTTTGCCTGTGTGGCCTTTCTGGAGAGCTTGAGCACTAATATTGGCATAGCGGTGTTCAGCAGTATCTATGCCACTACTGTTGCCTGGTACCCTGGCTTCAATTTCCTCTTGGCTGCCAGTCTCTGCATCATACCCATGATGATGCTGGG CTTGGTGAATTTGTTTAGAGAAGACGATTCTGAAGAGACAGAACCTCTTCTCTCAGGTGCTCAGAACATCTCTTCAGATGACCTACCTGTAGCTTGA